The Cohnella abietis genome has a segment encoding these proteins:
- a CDS encoding glucose PTS transporter subunit IIA, which translates to MMLPMTVLPAAAIFLMLARLPWDSFGWPLVPELLHAAGMAIFQYVPYVFAIGIALGMSNQTATAGMAALTGMFIFHIVTHTYDPNGVQPSMFAGAIIGVLSAWAHDRFKSFQLPEFLQFIGGSRFVPLFMSVVSLLFAWLMIGAGEGLKSWAASAGTLVYSAGGFGVFLYGFLHRILVAFGLHHILNHLFWFQVGQYEDTSGAIYFGDLPRFFAGDPTAGTFMAGLYPVMMFALPAIAFAIIHEAREDLKPKTSKQFRVAALGSFLTGITEPVEFAFLFVAPYLFLIHALLSGGIMWLVYELDIHHGFTFSAGALEYLVNMPLAHRGWLLLPIGVAVALIYYVLFRWSIRRFQLATPGREDATRLDDWAGHIPYRAPLILQALGGKENMIRLEACITRLRLTLEDDRKVDVQSLRHLGAAGVIRLGGGNVQVVFGTFSELIREEIHKHMQMDVQQVQFHSPVQGRMIPLEEVDDPIFAQRLVGRGVAFIPDKGELVAPVQGKVIHIHPSLHAIGLLTKDGLEVLLHVGINTSHLEGKGFTILVKMGDEVSPGQPLLKFHLPTLKKHAKSLATPMVITNSDIVKSWRFAPFKVVKKGQAAVMSVVVNERENKGAEK; encoded by the coding sequence ATGATGCTGCCGATGACGGTGCTACCTGCCGCCGCTATATTTCTAATGCTGGCTCGATTGCCTTGGGATTCCTTCGGATGGCCACTAGTGCCCGAGCTTCTTCATGCTGCGGGAATGGCTATATTTCAATATGTTCCCTATGTATTTGCGATAGGCATCGCACTAGGAATGTCCAATCAGACCGCGACCGCAGGAATGGCCGCGTTAACAGGGATGTTTATTTTTCATATTGTAACTCATACCTATGATCCGAACGGCGTACAACCCTCCATGTTTGCGGGAGCAATCATTGGGGTTCTTTCCGCTTGGGCTCATGATCGGTTTAAATCGTTTCAGCTACCCGAATTTTTGCAATTTATTGGGGGCTCGCGGTTTGTTCCGCTTTTCATGAGTGTCGTCTCCTTGCTATTCGCTTGGCTTATGATCGGTGCAGGTGAAGGACTTAAGAGCTGGGCAGCATCAGCAGGCACGCTTGTTTATTCTGCAGGTGGCTTTGGTGTTTTTTTATATGGCTTTTTACATCGAATATTAGTAGCTTTTGGTCTTCATCATATATTGAACCATTTGTTCTGGTTTCAGGTCGGGCAGTATGAGGACACGAGCGGTGCGATATATTTCGGTGATTTGCCGCGTTTTTTTGCAGGAGATCCTACAGCTGGAACGTTCATGGCAGGGCTCTATCCTGTGATGATGTTTGCTTTACCAGCGATAGCATTTGCAATTATTCATGAAGCCCGAGAAGATTTGAAGCCAAAGACAAGCAAGCAATTTAGAGTAGCAGCGCTTGGCTCTTTTCTTACAGGAATTACAGAGCCGGTTGAATTTGCTTTCTTATTCGTGGCCCCCTATTTATTTCTTATTCATGCGCTTCTTTCGGGGGGGATCATGTGGCTTGTGTACGAGCTTGATATCCATCATGGATTTACCTTCTCCGCGGGGGCGCTTGAATACCTAGTTAATATGCCGCTAGCGCACCGAGGATGGCTATTGCTTCCGATAGGTGTTGCGGTAGCACTGATTTATTATGTATTATTTCGCTGGAGCATCAGGCGCTTTCAACTGGCTACACCTGGGCGGGAAGACGCGACAAGGCTGGACGATTGGGCTGGACATATTCCGTACCGCGCGCCTTTAATCTTGCAGGCACTAGGCGGTAAGGAAAATATGATCAGGCTGGAGGCTTGTATAACTCGACTTCGGCTTACGTTAGAGGATGATCGCAAGGTGGATGTACAATCGCTGCGTCATCTAGGCGCGGCAGGAGTTATTCGCCTTGGGGGCGGTAATGTCCAGGTTGTGTTCGGCACCTTCTCTGAACTTATTAGAGAAGAAATTCATAAGCATATGCAGATGGACGTTCAACAGGTACAATTCCACTCTCCTGTTCAAGGAAGAATGATTCCACTTGAAGAGGTGGACGATCCGATTTTTGCTCAGCGATTGGTTGGACGTGGAGTCGCATTTATTCCCGATAAGGGAGAGTTGGTCGCACCTGTTCAGGGGAAAGTCATTCATATCCATCCTTCCTTGCATGCTATCGGCTTATTAACGAAAGACGGGCTGGAGGTTCTCCTTCATGTAGGAATTAATACCTCGCATCTAGAAGGAAAAGGTTTCACCATTCTAGTCAAGATGGGGGACGAGGTATCACCAGGACAGCCCTTACTTAAATTCCATCTTCCAACCTTGAAGAAGCATGCCAAGTCATTAGCCACGCCGATGGTCATTACAAACAGTGATATCGTTAAATCCTGGCGCTTCGCACCATTTAAAGTCGTTAAAAAGGGTCAGGCTGCGGTGATGTCGGTTGTCGTGAACGAGAGAGAGAACAAGGGGGCGGAGAAATGA
- a CDS encoding CoA-binding protein: protein MSYVHPSREEIKQILLDSPTIAVVGLSDDPSKVSYMVSEAMQKKGYRIIPVNPKAASILGETCYASLKDIPHPVDIVNVFRRPEHTPPIAEEAVAIGAKVLWLQLGILNEEAAEIASARGLRVIMDRCIKVEDSILLPNGRATL from the coding sequence ATGTCGTACGTTCATCCATCACGCGAAGAAATTAAACAAATATTGTTGGATTCTCCTACAATAGCAGTGGTCGGATTGTCTGATGATCCTTCCAAGGTTTCATACATGGTTTCCGAGGCTATGCAGAAGAAGGGCTACCGAATTATCCCGGTTAATCCGAAAGCAGCATCTATACTCGGTGAAACCTGCTATGCATCGCTAAAGGATATTCCTCATCCTGTTGATATCGTTAATGTTTTTCGTCGTCCTGAGCATACTCCTCCGATTGCGGAGGAGGCTGTTGCTATCGGCGCTAAAGTGCTGTGGCTCCAATTAGGTATATTGAATGAGGAAGCGGCAGAGATCGCCAGCGCACGCGGGCTGCGCGTTATTATGGATCGTTGCATCAAAGTAGAAGATTCCATTCTTCTTCCGAACGGTAGGGCGACACTGTAG
- the aroA gene encoding 3-phosphoshikimate 1-carboxyvinyltransferase — translation MDMIVTPTGKLNGEIQALSSKNYTTRYLLVSALSEGTSTILYPAHSEDGEAMRRCIRDLGAVVEEDSEKIVITGFGRNPHPTKELDVGNAGAVLRFIMSIAALLPEVNFINAYPESLGKRPHDDLIVALESMGVEIEHTNGRLPMTIKGGNPRGGKIKVSGHVSSQFLSSLLFLTPLLDEDSEIEVLHDLKSKVVIGQTLEVLAQAGIVIEASEDLMHYKIPGKQKYKAQTYTVQGDYPGSAAILAAAAVTESDVVVHRLMEESKQGERAVVDVLRAMNVPLTHENGVVHVKGNGRLTAVEFDGDEFTDGVLAMVAAAVFAEGTSRFYNVENLRYKECDRITDYLAELRKAGARVEEKKDEIIVHGRPEGVEGGVEIDAHYDHRVIMALTVVGLRSAAPIRIKDAHHVAKSYPIYFDHLKALGAKVEWVD, via the coding sequence ATGGATATGATCGTTACCCCTACAGGAAAGCTCAATGGTGAAATACAAGCCCTATCGTCTAAAAACTATACGACACGTTATTTGCTTGTGTCTGCATTATCTGAAGGGACAAGCACAATATTGTATCCCGCACACAGTGAAGATGGAGAAGCGATGCGTCGCTGTATTCGTGATCTGGGAGCTGTGGTGGAGGAAGATTCAGAGAAAATTGTTATTACTGGCTTTGGTCGTAACCCTCATCCTACGAAAGAGCTTGATGTAGGTAATGCAGGTGCCGTTTTACGGTTCATTATGTCCATTGCTGCATTGCTGCCAGAGGTCAATTTCATCAATGCATACCCCGAGTCTCTAGGCAAAAGACCTCATGATGACTTAATTGTCGCTCTAGAGAGCATGGGCGTGGAAATTGAGCATACGAATGGTCGCCTGCCGATGACAATTAAAGGTGGAAACCCTCGTGGTGGTAAAATAAAGGTTTCGGGTCACGTAAGCTCCCAGTTTCTTAGCTCTCTCTTGTTCTTGACACCACTTCTTGATGAAGACAGCGAGATCGAAGTGTTACATGATCTGAAGTCTAAGGTCGTTATCGGTCAAACCTTAGAGGTGCTTGCTCAAGCAGGTATTGTCATTGAAGCTTCCGAGGATCTTATGCATTATAAAATTCCCGGCAAACAGAAGTACAAGGCGCAGACCTATACGGTGCAAGGAGATTATCCTGGCTCTGCAGCGATATTAGCTGCTGCTGCAGTAACGGAATCCGATGTTGTCGTTCACCGTCTGATGGAGGAGAGCAAGCAAGGGGAGCGCGCAGTTGTTGATGTACTTCGTGCTATGAACGTTCCTTTAACACATGAGAATGGCGTTGTTCATGTTAAAGGTAACGGACGATTGACGGCAGTTGAGTTCGATGGAGATGAATTCACAGACGGCGTGTTAGCGATGGTTGCCGCTGCCGTATTCGCAGAAGGAACCTCTCGTTTCTATAATGTTGAAAATTTGCGTTACAAAGAGTGTGATCGAATTACCGATTATTTAGCGGAGCTACGTAAAGCGGGAGCGCGAGTGGAAGAGAAGAAGGATGAAATTATCGTCCATGGTCGACCAGAAGGCGTAGAAGGCGGCGTGGAAATTGATGCTCACTACGACCATCGTGTTATTATGGCGCTCACGGTTGTAGGTTTGCGTTCTGCTGCTCCGATTCGAATCAAGGATGCACATCATGTCGCTAAATCGTACCCCATCTATTTTGACCATCTGAAAGCGCTTGGCGCTAAGGTTGAATGGGTAGACTAA
- a CDS encoding fluoride efflux transporter FluC, with product MSDIAVMALVGVGGAIGALLRYGIGRWVVKNRRPSYYGTLIVNLVGSFAIGVFLGLQFEQEHLMANRIAVVGLLGGFTTYSTLNVQKVTMRDRESKRTIGIYLAATYIGGFGLTALGVGLGYLLHT from the coding sequence ATGAGCGATATAGCTGTAATGGCTCTGGTTGGAGTAGGTGGAGCAATCGGTGCGCTGCTGCGTTATGGAATTGGTCGATGGGTTGTTAAGAATAGACGACCTAGCTACTATGGCACCTTAATTGTTAATCTTGTGGGCTCATTCGCGATAGGTGTATTTTTAGGACTCCAATTCGAACAGGAGCACCTTATGGCTAATCGGATTGCAGTCGTTGGCTTGTTAGGTGGATTCACGACTTATTCTACTCTCAACGTACAGAAAGTGACGATGAGGGATAGGGAGTCCAAACGTACAATTGGGATTTATTTAGCTGCTACATACATTGGAGGATTTGGCTTAACGGCGTTAGGTGTCGGATTAGGTTATCTTCTACATACATAG
- a CDS encoding fluoride efflux transporter FluC — translation MRIVLGIAIAGFLGTITRYEIGLLFPQSTSPLSFPWATLFINLSGTLMLGYLFGRLSRLRMPEWVGEVVGTGFIGSYTTFSAFNGQLWELLEHHAYVYSAAYVLLSGVGGWLLAVAGLAWGRGKPS, via the coding sequence ATGAGAATTGTACTCGGTATTGCCATAGCTGGCTTTCTTGGGACGATAACCCGTTATGAAATCGGCTTATTGTTTCCACAAAGCACGAGCCCGCTGTCCTTTCCCTGGGCAACCCTTTTTATTAATTTATCCGGCACCTTAATGCTTGGTTATTTATTCGGAAGGTTGTCCCGTCTGCGTATGCCGGAATGGGTAGGTGAAGTCGTTGGCACCGGTTTTATAGGCTCTTATACGACGTTCAGCGCATTTAATGGGCAGTTGTGGGAATTGCTAGAGCATCATGCTTATGTTTATTCAGCAGCCTACGTCTTATTAAGTGGCGTTGGTGGCTGGCTGCTTGCAGTTGCTGGCTTAGCTTGGGGAAGGGGCAAGCCTTCATGA
- a CDS encoding rhodanese-like domain-containing protein has translation MSSYSTTTVEELKARLDAGEKIHLIDVREAEEVAQGIIPGAIHMPLGQVPQQLEEIPRDEEVIFICRSGYRSDQACQYLSSLGYTGVTNLIGGMLAWANQP, from the coding sequence ATGAGCTCATACTCTACAACGACAGTTGAGGAACTGAAAGCAAGGCTCGATGCAGGAGAAAAAATTCACCTCATTGACGTTCGCGAAGCAGAAGAAGTCGCACAAGGAATTATTCCGGGAGCTATTCATATGCCCCTCGGTCAAGTACCTCAGCAGCTCGAAGAAATTCCACGGGACGAAGAGGTTATATTTATCTGTCGCAGCGGCTACCGTAGCGATCAGGCATGCCAATACTTATCTTCCCTAGGCTATACAGGGGTAACCAATCTTATCGGCGGTATGCTTGCTTGGGCGAATCAGCCCTAA
- a CDS encoding shikimate kinase, with amino-acid sequence MSGNDSSQNIIIVGFMGTGKSTVSRLLSDRLGWESVDTDEEIERVAGRSIKQIFSEDGEVIFRDWESKVIENVLNQGKRVVATGGGAVLRESNRRKMLAGGWVVALTADKQSLIRRVTSAAAAGTRPLLAGDAEERVTTLLETRRNAYDFAHVMVDTSKRSPSEVADLLIQWLPKPRG; translated from the coding sequence TTGAGCGGAAACGACTCAAGCCAGAATATTATTATTGTTGGCTTCATGGGGACGGGCAAATCTACGGTTAGCCGTTTGTTGTCTGACCGTCTTGGCTGGGAAAGTGTGGATACGGACGAAGAAATTGAAAGGGTAGCCGGTCGATCCATTAAACAGATATTTTCCGAAGATGGAGAAGTCATCTTCCGCGACTGGGAAAGTAAGGTTATAGAAAATGTTCTTAACCAGGGCAAGCGCGTAGTGGCGACCGGAGGCGGAGCCGTGCTGCGTGAGAGCAATCGGCGCAAGATGCTAGCTGGAGGATGGGTTGTAGCACTTACAGCGGACAAGCAAAGCCTTATTCGCCGTGTTACGAGTGCAGCCGCCGCTGGAACAAGACCGCTTCTGGCAGGCGATGCGGAGGAACGGGTCACCACCTTGCTGGAGACGAGGCGGAATGCCTACGATTTCGCGCATGTGATGGTGGACACGTCCAAGCGTTCGCCTTCCGAAGTGGCTGATCTACTTATACAGTGGCTGCCTAAACCGAGAGGTTAG
- the gndA gene encoding NADP-dependent phosphogluconate dehydrogenase, which produces MSNANIGVVGLAVMGRNLALNIESRGFTVAVYNRSKEKTDDLLNTDGQGKKLVGTYSVEEFVNSLEKPRKILIMVQAGAGTDATIESLIPHLDQGDIIIDGGNAYFPDTQRRSKDLTAKGFHFIGTGVSGGEEGALKGPSIMPGGPEEAYRLVEPILTGISAKVNGDPCCTYIGPDGAGHYVKMVHNGIEYGDMQLICEAYQLLKDVLGVSTDELHTIFAEWNKGELDSYLIEITTDIFAQKDPETGKPMIDVILDAAGQKGTGKWTSQSALDLGVPLSIITESVFSRFLSAMKEERVAASKVLKGPKTNAFQGDKAAFIESVRKALFASKICSYAQGFAQMRAASEEYGWDLRYGDIAMIFRGGCIIRARFLQNIKDAYDRDPELRNLLLDEYFKDVVEAYQDAWREVVSTAIAYGIPVPSFASAIAYYDSYRSERLPANLLQAQRDYFGAHTFKRLDKEGSFHHNWINS; this is translated from the coding sequence ATGTCTAATGCAAACATTGGTGTAGTCGGCTTAGCTGTAATGGGTCGTAACCTTGCTCTTAATATTGAGAGCCGTGGATTTACTGTTGCGGTATACAACCGCTCGAAAGAAAAAACAGATGATTTGTTGAATACAGACGGACAAGGTAAGAAGCTTGTTGGAACGTATTCTGTTGAAGAATTCGTAAACTCCCTTGAGAAGCCTCGTAAAATTCTTATCATGGTACAAGCAGGGGCAGGAACGGATGCGACGATTGAATCCTTAATTCCACATTTGGATCAAGGAGATATCATCATTGATGGCGGTAATGCATACTTCCCGGATACACAGCGTCGTAGCAAGGATTTGACGGCAAAAGGTTTCCACTTTATCGGAACAGGCGTATCTGGCGGAGAAGAAGGCGCGCTTAAAGGCCCATCCATTATGCCAGGTGGACCAGAAGAAGCTTACCGTTTAGTCGAACCAATCCTTACTGGAATTTCCGCTAAAGTGAACGGCGATCCTTGCTGTACATACATCGGACCTGACGGTGCTGGTCACTATGTTAAGATGGTGCACAACGGTATTGAGTACGGTGATATGCAGCTTATCTGCGAAGCTTACCAATTGCTGAAAGACGTTCTTGGAGTTTCAACGGATGAGCTTCACACTATCTTCGCTGAGTGGAACAAGGGTGAGCTGGATAGCTACCTAATCGAGATCACTACTGATATTTTTGCTCAGAAGGATCCGGAAACTGGCAAGCCTATGATTGATGTCATCCTAGATGCTGCTGGTCAAAAGGGAACAGGAAAATGGACGAGCCAAAGCGCGCTTGATCTTGGTGTTCCTTTGTCGATTATTACGGAGTCGGTTTTCTCACGTTTCCTTTCCGCAATGAAGGAAGAACGGGTTGCTGCAAGCAAAGTGCTTAAAGGACCTAAAACAAACGCATTCCAAGGCGACAAAGCTGCATTCATTGAGAGTGTAAGAAAAGCATTGTTCGCCAGCAAAATTTGCTCTTATGCACAAGGGTTCGCTCAAATGCGTGCTGCTTCAGAAGAGTATGGCTGGGACTTGCGCTACGGCGATATCGCGATGATCTTCCGCGGTGGTTGCATCATTCGTGCACGCTTCTTGCAAAACATTAAAGATGCCTATGACCGTGATCCAGAGCTACGCAACCTTCTGTTGGACGAATACTTCAAAGACGTTGTTGAAGCGTATCAGGATGCTTGGCGCGAGGTCGTATCTACGGCTATCGCTTACGGAATTCCAGTACCGTCGTTCGCGAGCGCTATTGCTTATTATGATAGCTACCGTTCTGAGCGTTTGCCTGCGAATTTGCTTCAAGCTCAACGCGACTACTTTGGTGCACATACATTCAAACGTTTGGACAAAGAAGGCTCCTTCCACCACAACTGGATTAATTCTTAA
- a CDS encoding YceI family protein, which translates to MAASNWVLDKSHSGINFSVRHMMITNVRGSFNEFDAVVLADSDNLSALEASLSINVDSINTKDDGRDGHLKSPDFFNVEQFPQIVFKKTSLEAKGGEDYKLTGDITIAGVTKSITLNTEIAGPAKDPWGNSKFGVVADGIINRSDFGLTYNAALETGGILIGDAIKIHIELEFAQG; encoded by the coding sequence ATGGCAGCAAGCAATTGGGTACTGGATAAGTCACACAGCGGAATTAATTTCAGCGTACGTCACATGATGATTACTAACGTACGTGGAAGCTTTAATGAATTCGATGCTGTTGTATTAGCAGACAGCGATAATCTCTCCGCATTAGAAGCAAGCTTATCCATCAACGTAGACAGCATTAACACTAAGGACGATGGACGCGACGGCCATTTGAAATCTCCTGATTTCTTCAATGTCGAGCAATTTCCACAAATTGTTTTCAAGAAAACTTCACTCGAAGCCAAAGGCGGAGAAGATTACAAGCTGACCGGCGATATTACCATTGCTGGTGTAACCAAGTCGATTACGCTTAATACTGAAATCGCAGGTCCTGCCAAGGACCCGTGGGGCAACTCAAAATTCGGAGTCGTTGCAGATGGAATTATTAATCGTTCTGATTTCGGTCTTACTTATAACGCTGCACTTGAAACCGGCGGCATTCTCATCGGTGATGCGATCAAAATTCACATCGAGCTTGAGTTCGCTCAAGGATAA
- a CDS encoding ABC transporter permease, whose translation MNSLFIARLIIKRTIGTRKSIIMLVLLPIIVISGIIGLFGKASDDKALIAVLNEDQSWMGDRIIQSVQSIDSYQIEMQDPSTAKLEQLKNNVYDGKWAGLIHIPAGFTEKMLAGDPIEVNLFRKNEQLWSASLGITLKEATGKIAQSVQLVSLSGEETQRKDQLVPELLQQQEEWGIPVIHTKIVNTYNNAFVLVVGLTLLFIMILANQSIHGIMEDRGNRTMARMFTAPVRAFEIALGNFLGCLILGTLQLVLILAVTRYVIGFDFGLSFGKLLIIMEFFLLAAVGISSAVAGIVKNSANLGSINNLVVIPTCMIGGCFWPVSMMPEFMQKLSSFTPQRWAIVAMERASFGSTLSDIGLELGILLLFAAVLLAFGSYVLRPAQS comes from the coding sequence ATGAACAGCTTATTTATTGCAAGGCTCATTATTAAAAGAACAATTGGTACTCGTAAAAGCATCATAATGTTAGTTCTCTTACCCATTATCGTTATTTCTGGAATTATTGGTTTGTTCGGTAAAGCATCAGATGACAAGGCTCTAATTGCTGTTCTAAATGAAGATCAGAGTTGGATGGGCGATCGCATTATACAATCTGTTCAATCCATTGATAGCTATCAAATTGAAATGCAGGACCCTAGTACAGCTAAACTAGAGCAACTAAAAAATAATGTTTATGATGGCAAATGGGCTGGGCTAATCCATATACCTGCTGGCTTCACGGAGAAAATGCTAGCTGGTGATCCGATAGAAGTTAATCTGTTTCGCAAAAATGAACAGCTATGGAGCGCCTCTCTTGGGATTACGCTTAAGGAGGCAACGGGGAAAATAGCCCAAAGCGTTCAGCTCGTTTCACTATCCGGAGAAGAAACGCAGCGGAAAGATCAGCTAGTTCCTGAGCTCCTGCAACAGCAGGAGGAGTGGGGCATCCCTGTCATCCATACGAAAATAGTTAATACGTACAATAATGCCTTTGTTCTGGTAGTTGGTCTAACACTTTTGTTCATTATGATTTTGGCTAATCAATCGATACACGGCATTATGGAGGACCGGGGTAACCGGACGATGGCAAGAATGTTCACTGCACCAGTGAGGGCCTTTGAGATTGCACTTGGTAACTTTCTAGGCTGCTTAATTCTCGGGACGCTACAGTTGGTTCTAATATTAGCTGTCACTCGCTATGTCATTGGATTTGATTTTGGACTTTCGTTTGGTAAGCTGCTCATTATTATGGAATTTTTCTTGCTCGCAGCAGTTGGCATCTCTTCTGCAGTTGCTGGAATTGTCAAGAATAGTGCCAATCTAGGGAGCATTAACAATTTGGTGGTCATCCCGACGTGTATGATCGGAGGCTGTTTCTGGCCGGTGTCGATGATGCCTGAATTTATGCAGAAGCTCTCAAGCTTCACGCCACAGAGGTGGGCCATTGTTGCTATGGAGCGAGCTTCATTCGGTTCCACGTTGTCTGATATCGGCTTGGAGCTCGGTATATTGCTTCTTTTTGCAGCTGTGCTGTTGGCATTTGGTTCCTATGTTCTAAGACCTGCCCAAAGCTAA
- a CDS encoding ABC transporter permease, protein MRLVLLMAWNEINQLIRIRTVILMLLVLPLLLIFLLGNALDGDTRAVKLSIYSAENDELSLSAKQYLTSAEVSSYLDSRIRDSVDEVQDDLLSGKSDYGFVVVEGEIHLYPGKFTERNMIAESMLNRFIADRNIIQSAQILLPQLTQDQVNSSQKELASSRSLVQIGNLVSGDITDFNKFSALQYNSVAYLVMFMLYSGMTGAIGITKERDTGTLLRLYAMPVSLNTMLLGKLIGVTMFSFIQAAFIILFTKEIYGVNWGTDYGGIALVCVLVSMATVSFAIIISSFIRSRRGIESIFSLLIIVMTFLSGGMIVDLGASIRRIGKFTINHWANEALRRMMAGGSLSESWQAVTILSAITLVLIGLSIVRFRKAVALS, encoded by the coding sequence ATGAGATTAGTGCTGTTAATGGCATGGAACGAGATCAATCAGCTTATTAGAATTCGTACTGTTATTTTAATGCTGCTGGTGCTTCCTTTATTGCTCATTTTTCTATTAGGCAATGCTTTGGATGGTGATACTAGGGCTGTGAAGCTCTCTATATATTCAGCGGAAAATGATGAATTAAGCTTATCGGCTAAGCAATATTTAACATCTGCTGAGGTTAGCTCTTATTTGGATTCTCGAATACGCGATAGTGTGGATGAGGTTCAGGATGATTTGCTCTCGGGTAAATCAGATTACGGATTTGTGGTAGTGGAAGGAGAGATCCACCTCTATCCAGGCAAATTCACGGAGCGTAATATGATTGCAGAATCGATGCTGAATCGGTTTATAGCGGATAGGAACATCATCCAATCGGCTCAAATACTGCTTCCGCAGCTGACACAAGATCAGGTTAATAGCAGTCAGAAAGAATTGGCTAGCTCTCGCTCCTTGGTTCAAATCGGCAATCTTGTTTCAGGCGACATAACAGATTTCAATAAGTTTTCGGCACTTCAGTACAATTCAGTTGCTTATTTGGTTATGTTTATGTTGTATTCGGGAATGACAGGAGCGATTGGGATTACGAAAGAGAGGGATACAGGAACATTACTAAGGCTGTATGCGATGCCAGTATCTCTGAATACGATGCTGTTAGGCAAATTAATAGGGGTAACAATGTTTTCCTTTATCCAAGCTGCCTTTATTATTTTGTTCACTAAAGAGATATATGGTGTGAATTGGGGAACGGATTATGGAGGAATTGCACTCGTTTGTGTACTGGTTTCTATGGCAACGGTGAGCTTTGCGATTATTATCTCCTCGTTCATTAGAAGCCGCAGAGGGATTGAGTCTATTTTCAGTCTATTGATTATTGTAATGACCTTCCTAAGCGGGGGGATGATTGTTGATTTAGGGGCTAGCATTCGGAGAATTGGAAAGTTCACCATCAATCATTGGGCCAATGAAGCGCTCCGCCGCATGATGGCTGGAGGAAGCTTATCTGAGAGCTGGCAGGCTGTCACAATCTTAAGCGCGATTACGCTAGTACTTATTGGATTATCAATTGTAAGATTTCGAAAGGCGGTGGCCTTGTCATGA
- a CDS encoding ABC transporter ATP-binding protein translates to MALVEFKGVVKRYETNISVNHLNLEITQGEIFGLLGPNGAGKSTTIHLLAGLLSLDGGEITLDGYSTAKNPLEVKRRLGLVPQELAIYPLLTARENVTFFARLYGLKGSLLKERVEEALEFTGLQKYAKDKPQSFSGGMKRRLNIACSIMHRPKLIIMDEPTVGIDPQSRNHILESVKKLNAMGSTIIYTSHYMEEVEAISTRIGIMDQGKLVAHGTKEELIQQAGLKERLMLECNRFTEEAAEEIRTHPRITFFQRREDSKLELVLQESQTYLQDILFILSKHGLALQKLTRVEPDLESLFLSMTGHTLRDGV, encoded by the coding sequence ATGGCATTGGTTGAATTCAAAGGAGTCGTTAAAAGATACGAAACAAATATAAGTGTTAATCATTTAAATCTAGAAATTACTCAAGGTGAAATATTCGGGCTATTAGGTCCTAATGGCGCAGGCAAAAGCACGACAATTCATTTGCTTGCTGGGTTACTTTCACTTGATGGCGGTGAAATTACGCTCGATGGATATTCCACGGCAAAGAACCCGCTTGAGGTTAAACGGCGGCTTGGACTTGTGCCACAGGAGCTGGCGATCTACCCTTTGTTAACTGCGCGTGAGAATGTAACCTTTTTCGCTAGACTATATGGGCTTAAAGGTAGCCTGCTGAAGGAAAGGGTAGAAGAGGCGCTCGAATTTACTGGGCTACAGAAGTATGCCAAAGATAAGCCGCAGTCCTTTTCCGGAGGGATGAAGAGAAGATTGAATATCGCATGTTCAATTATGCATAGGCCCAAATTAATTATTATGGATGAGCCAACGGTCGGCATAGACCCTCAATCCCGTAACCATATTCTAGAATCGGTTAAAAAGCTTAACGCCATGGGGTCGACTATTATTTATACGAGCCACTACATGGAAGAAGTCGAAGCCATTAGCACCAGAATTGGGATTATGGATCAGGGTAAGCTTGTCGCACATGGGACAAAGGAGGAGCTTATTCAGCAAGCCGGGCTTAAGGAACGGTTGATGCTGGAATGCAACCGGTTCACGGAGGAAGCCGCAGAAGAAATTCGCACGCATCCACGGATCACTTTTTTCCAACGGAGAGAGGATAGCAAGCTGGAGCTCGTGCTACAAGAGTCGCAGACGTATCTTCAAGACATCTTGTTCATTCTAAGTAAGCATGGTCTGGCACTACAGAAGCTAACTCGGGTAGAGCCGGATTTAGAAAGCTTATTTTTGTCCATGACTGGGCACACCTTGCGTGATGGGGTTTAA